TCATCGTGAACGGAGCGGTGATTGAGAATCATTAGCGTTCATGCTGgtgaacgaatttttccatccttggtggtgtggaatcaagaatgcctttatcacgacgagccatggtactctcggtaaagtttgtggaagacgaagtgaatggatgtcggatgaaacctggaggatgatcgatgatcggagaaaggcgaaagtcggaattgagcaggcatgtaccgggtcagccaaagcagccgcccgcttacgatatgcggagctggaaaaggcagttgaacgagcttgtagacgagacaagagagcctggacaaactccctagccgaagagggagaaagagccgccgccattggagatattcgattattatatgatatttctcgccgccttagtggtgcaaggactaatgcaagaatgccgctgaaaaaccgagcaggtcagctgctgacagatcgaacagatcagctcaagcgttggactgagcattttgatcaacttttccgagttacaaatagcaatggccaacagaacccgcagcttgaggcgcccacagtaagtcgcattaatggcgtcaactcggaagcgccctcgctggctgaaatagaagcggcaatcaagaacatgaaatccaacaaagcgcctggaatcgattgcattcctgctgaaatgctcaaagccgaccctgccttgtcagcacaaatgttgcaccgtcttttcgctgacatttgggatactgcaacattcccggccgactggatgcagggtatcttcgtaaaggtcccaaagaaaggagacctgacagagtgcggtaactggcgtggcataactttgatctgtacaaccttcaaagtactctgcaaagtgatcttgaacaggatccaggagaaaatcgacgctacactccgacggcaacaagctggattccgatccggacgatcatgtgtggaccacatcacaacgctacgaataatactggaacaaatcaacgaattccaggactctcttctgctggtgttcgttgatttcgaaaaagcatttgaccgactgaaccacgaaaacatctgggctgctcttagacgaagaggggtcccagagaaactagtccatctcatcgaagcacagtacgaggcattttcgtgcaaggtcttgcacgacggtgtcttgttcgaaccaatcccggtaactgctggagtgagacaaggatgtattttatcaccgctactttttctcatcgtaatggatgagatcttgactggatcgattgactgtagaccaaaccgaggattgccgtggaatccttcaaccatggagcaactgaacgaccttgacctggcagacgatattgttttgctcgcccaaacacaacaagacatgcagagcaaactcgatgacctcaccgaaagctccaaggcagcaggtctcaaaatcaatgtcggaaagaccaagtcgatggaaatcaatacaggaaatcgttccaatttcgtggtagctggacaacaggttgagacagtggagtgcttccagtatcttggtagccagattacgcctgatggtggtaccaagaaggacatcgaaacccggatcagaaaagcccgatttgcgtttgcgagtctccgaaacatctggcggtcacgccagatctctctacgaactaagatccgaatcttcaactcaaacgtcaaatccgtattgctgtacgggtgtgagacttggtgcacatatgcggtgacgacgcgaaaactgcaagtttttgtgaatcggtgcctgcggaacatcatccgcgcttggtggcctggcaactggatctcaaacgttgaacttcatcgccggtgtcatcaaaaggcgctagaaatcgagattcgagaacgtaagtggagatggattgggcacacgctgcgaagagatgaaaacgagatttgcagagatgcgcttgactggaatccagatgggcatcgaagaagaggcaggcccaaaagctcgtggcggcgaagtctagccgctgaaatccgcacagttgacgagaaccttggctggcagcaagtgaagacgctggctccggatcgccagcagtggagatcttttatctcagccctatgcgccggtcaatcggcgctggacccttaggtaggtaggtagccGAGAAGCGTTTGCAAACTGACGACTGGTCTTAAATTTCGTctaaggaaattttgaaaatttaccgtTCGTATAAATTTGCCACTTCGGagcgtttttcaaaattttgtagtcATGGTGCAATACGAatggtgatttggtcagagtTTTATTGCCTACTTCAAAAAGTTTGAGCTTGAGGCTACGCTTTCATGGTTGTTAAAAActacatggataaagaaaatcaatgaatctttcattttatattttggtAGCAAAAATCGATCAACCAAAgacagaaattttaaatgataatttaacaattttccTTTTCAGACGCTGACTGAATTCAATCGGAAACAATAAagctaatattatttttggaccTTCTTTTCCTTCTCTTCATTTAAGTACAGTCAACGACCTAACTGAATTCGATCCCTTGAAGATGATTCGCATTTTTGAGATGGCCAATCACTTCCTTTAAAGTTTGTTTAGGATGATGGATTGGGTGATTATGTGGTTATAAATGTATGCATACTGGTAGAAAACTCCAACAAATGCAGTTTGTTTGAACTCCAATTGATTATTGAACTCAACTTTATTCCGGTCAATACCATtgagttgatattttttggttACTTACACTTAATTCTCAGGACGAGaagttggaagaaaaaaaaaatcagtcatattttgatattttattgaatGTTTCAAATGGCAGCTCTAGGcgtaaacatttatttttgtagtttttttttcttttttgaaaagtaagtAGAAAAGGTTTTGGTTGCTTGCTAAATTATAGTGTTTTTGAACCTATAAGTTTTTAACTTATATTTTGGTCTGCACAAACCCTACTTCAGATTAATAATGGGGATGAGTGAGGTTTTTGGTACCTGCCGGTTTTTTTCATCGGTTCCAACGAAAACGAGAGTACAAAATTTCTTAGCTTTCGTACAAATGTCATTCGATCGGAAATCAGAATAAGAATGACAGTTaaagtttaaatcaaaaataaaaaaatacagcaaattaaattataaatggCTGAACcgcaaaaaataaatcaaataagaaagaaacggaaaaattttcgaatgaaTAAAAGTGCATCTGTTAAGCACCATCTTCGTAAAGCTTTTACCCCACCAATTCAAAGGGCATATTGTAAGCTTCTAAGTCAGCAAGTTAAAGGGATTTTTCGGATGTTcgagataagaaaaaaatagtcaacTCAAAGGCCAATTTAGATTTTCACTTAATCAATTCGTTTAGTGtcaatttatttcaacaaacggaacaagcttcaaaataaaagcACACCCCATCACATCCTATTACGGGGAGGAGTTGAGCTTTGCTTCTGACTACCTAAATAAAGTGTGGATTTCTCTTTGCGATAAATGCGAGTAAACTTGATTTAAACCGATCTTTGTGTGTAGGTGTGTATTCATGtgactaagaaaaaaaaacaagctaaaTCTTTGCGTGAATTATTTGGAATATGCACTATTTAGGGATATACTTTGCTCTAAGTTAAATCGCAATTCTCGAGAACCTTACAATTTGTTGTGAATGCTAATTTTCTATTGGATGCAAGCTGAGTGTATGTAGGTAGTTGTAAGTGTGTACATTTTTGGTTTCTACTCTTCCATAGCCTTACTTAGTTAGGGTAGCGTCTTCTTAAGCTAAAACTTTCTTTTGTATATGTACAATTTTTAGTATAAGGATTTTGTTGTCTTCTCCGTCTTACACGCTAAAACTTTTTTGGTTCTTTGGCATGGTAGCGCTCGTTTTTTCCCTTTCCTTCGTTTCGCTttgctgtgtgtgtgtgtctgtttCTTATACTTGACCTCACCGGACACACACGGCGTCTTCTTCCTTCGGAGGCGCCCTCTGGTGCTGAATATTTCATAAGACTTTTCCTATAAATTACATTTCAcaattttcttcgttttttgaTTAATTCTGCTTCTGTACAAAACTCCCGAGCCGtctcaacttttttgtttttttccctctCTATACGTATATATTACTTTTTTACCCCTATATTCTTCTCACactaaaattgattgatttggcGCGGGAGGATATTCGTGCTTTACTTGAGCTTCTCTTCTTTGTgtgttggttgtttgtttgtttttttttttttttctaaccttAGTTTGTGTTGTTTGCTCTGAGGAGTTTTGATTGTTTTGGCTTGAATTACAACTTTTTTGattcgctgctgctgctgtttgctttctcatgtttttttcctgtttgagggtgcttttttatttattcctaACATCATGTGGTTGCGCTCTTCGGTGATcgcttttgatttatttcagcaaaaaaaattaaggggtGGGCGGTTCAGAGAAAAACATCCAATAAAATCGatataataatattaataaCTTTGACTAGGATGAAACAATATATATAATAATAAAggagctgattttttttctgagttcAGTATACTTGGCGTCAATtttcgttcatattttttacCAGGAAAATCATTCCAGGATTGGTTTCGATTCCATTTGGGATTTGTGGGAGTTTCGTGGGGATGGTGGATTGCAAAAAGGGGTAAAGGACGAACCACGAGTACTGAAATTTGCTTTGATCTGAGTTTCGGTTTACTTTCGATCCCGCGGGGTAGTCTTGACCTAACGCGGTGTGTTTCTGAGAAGAATTTTCGAAAATGCTGTTAGTGGATTGTGGAAATTCGAACTTTCTAGACTGAATTTTGTGACGATTAACGACTGATTGAAGTTCGATACTCCAATTAAATTCGATAGCTCTGTGATTTCGattccgattaaaaaaaaagtcttccgGAAACACACCGAACCCGACCGGGGAATTGTACTTTCGAACTTATTATCAAAGATACAGCGAGAGGTCGTTGGGACCTTTGACCCGATCCCGTCCGTCCATCCCTCCAAGTGTCGGCAATGGCCACGGGTATCAAACCGGAATCTAGATGTAAATGAAATTACCCACCCCCTTCATCGGGTCAGTGTTGACGGCTTCTTTGACGACTAAACCACCTTGGCTCCGTTCGATGTCCACCAGCTTTTTGTCGATGCCGAGCGAGGAGAACGAATGGCATACGGTCCGGATCTCACGGATGTTGTAGACCGGGTTGTAGGAGGAGTTGGGGCTGCTCAGGAGCGATGGCAGCAGACCGGCCTTGGAAGGTCGAGGCGGTGCCTGAGAACTTCGGTCCAAGTTTTTGCCCTTGATGACGGGAGGTTTACTGCTGTCGGTGTGGGGACAACTTTCCGATGTCGATTTGCACTCATGGCAACTTGTTGTCCGTTTGTTATTGTTGATGTCTTCCGCCGAGTCACAACTGCTGACAATTCCACCGGAACCGGAAGTGCACACAGGTAGGGATGTTTCTCGCAGGGCTAAACTTTTCGTTTCCTTGAGATTGTTGAGCGAAGACACTCCGTCTACGATGTCCGAGATGAGGGTGTTGGTCGGGGTCGTGACGGCCGTCAGCGGGAAGGTGGTGGAATGCAGGGACAGCCGGTTGTGTCCCAATCCTCCGGGGCCCAGGATGAAATGTTTTGCCTCTGAAATCGGTGCCAGCATCTGTCTCCTCCGGGGATAGTTTGGATTGCGTCGGACCAGAAAGTGCATAATCTCGTTCTTCTGCTGCCGTTGGATTTGCGTTTTCAGGGGCAGATCGTCGGGGTGCAACTTCCGCTGGTACTCCTGGCCGGGACAAACTTCGTACAGGCTGAACTGTTCCACCGGTTCCATCGAGTTGTAGCAGGTCAGCAGCAGCGACAGGAGCTCGTCCGAGGTAGTGTCCTCGGAGATGAGCAGCGACTTGTACTGGGAGTTGGGCTGCAGCGCCGATGTGTGAACCCGAATCAGACCACCAGGTTTTTGTtgcagacaaaatctggaagaaaGGGAAAgttcaattaatatttttcgtttGCTATTATGATAAAGATGATCTCGCTCGAATATGTTTTGTGACTGTTGTGCGCCTACTTGGTctaataattctactgaatcaaagcaatctcGTCTTGATGATTATTGTCGTTGTTGGCTTGAAATATTCGTCTCCTAATTTAATGCGCCTGCAGTTATACTTGAAAATTGAATCAATGTCGAGTGAGCTAAATACAAAACGCCTTTGCGTAGGCAACAAATGTTTCAATCGACAGAAATTCCATTTTATCATGATTGGGATAATCCGATACCGAAATCAAACCTCAAAATATTGATAGCCAACTCATCGCACCGAACCATGCATAATCAGATCAGAGTCCCCTCAAATGATCGGAAACCAATCTGAAATGGACGCGAGCCTTAACACAAACAATCTAAACAACAACGGCGAGCACGCGGATTACAACCGACTTATCTCTCCtgcacaacaacaacaaacttcCAAACAAGCtcggaggaaaaaaaatctaataatcaTCGCCGTGGTGGGTGTGATCCTTACCTGGAGTCGCCCTTCGGGTGGCAGGCTTGAAGCAGCGCCGGCCGCGCCTCGTCGTCCAGTTCCAGTACGGATTTAACACCCGGCCTCCGGACCGTCACCTCCATCGTCAGGTAGAACAGCCGTGGGTCCCGGTGGCGCATTTTACATCTGGTCGGAACAGAAACGGAAAAAAGCGGACAAATTGTTAGGCgttaatcaatatttttgtttgtttttgttttcggaTTGTGATGACACAGTGAGGATTAGTGAATGGCTGTACAATTCggtaaaaaatggcaaaaatgaggCCAATGATTTGCGCCTTTGCATAGgcaagaaatttctttaaatgaatttaaatttaaaaaatcaaaattttcaaaatgtattgaaTATTTGATTCTCATTTTAGCAGGTTCcttaaagggaaaaaaaatcaaaaatttaaactctaaGTTCATTTATATTGTGTTGCCCAGTTTCGCTAGAAAGACGTGAAAAAATACATACACAAAACTACACTGACAAATCTTGGCTTCGCAAATCATTGTGCTTTTAAATCCGGAATTTTCATCCTTTAGGTTGATTCTTCCCCTTTAATCATCGTGCTTTTTTAATCGATACCTTCCGGTTAAAAACCTTTTCTGttagaaaggaaaaaatattaccaatGACTTGCGCCTTTGCAGAGGCAATTTCTAACgaattttgacaacaacgtttaCTTTTGTACTCTTTGAAATGTTTATCGATGAAAAGCACTTTTTAGATCCTTTTTGTTAATCAATTTAGAACTTTGAAATTTAAGCTCATTTTTCC
The DNA window shown above is from Uranotaenia lowii strain MFRU-FL unplaced genomic scaffold, ASM2978415v1 HiC_scaffold_373, whole genome shotgun sequence and carries:
- the LOC129760029 gene encoding uncharacterized protein LOC129760029, whose protein sequence is MSVSKHLLYEQQNQTNQQLKARPDFCVNPIDHDPYLAAASGKLPTRREHQTMVSYLSIKSPHFLRLDLSVDDRNRINLVSKHRPEKMKAPTTIKIYTACLRQDIEYKTLGISYDATSKSVVQQLLRRCKMRHRDPRLFYLTMEVTVRRPGVKSVLELDDEARPALLQACHPKGDSRFCLQQKPGGLIRVHTSALQPNSQYKSLLISEDTTSDELLSLLLTCYNSMEPVEQFSLYEVCPGQEYQRKLHPDDLPLKTQIQRQQKNEIMHFLVRRNPNYPRRRQMLAPISEAKHFILGPGGLGHNRLSLHSTTFPLTAVTTPTNTLISDIVDGVSSLNNLKETKSLALRETSLPVCTSGSGGIVSSCDSAEDINNNKRTTSCHECKSTSESCPHTDSSKPPVIKGKNLDRSSQAPPRPSKAGLLPSLLSSPNSSYNPVYNIREIRTVCHSFSSLGIDKKLVDIERSQGGLVVKEAVNTDPMKGVGNFIYI